The Streptomyces sp. TLI_105 DNA segment GGGCGCCCGCAGGGCCCTCGGCCACGCCTACGGAGGAGGCGCCCAGTTCTTCTCCATGTGGCTGGTGGGGGACACCCCGCCCACCGGCTGAGCCCCCGCGAGGGGCCTACCCTGGCCCGCATGAACGCGGAACGTGATCTCACCCGGCTCCTCGCCGGGATGCGCCCGGAACTCGACCCCGGCCGCTACGTCTTCACCACGGTGGACGGCCCCGCCCCGGCCGGGGTCGTCCCCGTGGTCACCGTCACCGAACCCGAGGGCCTCACCCTCGTCGTACGGCAGGAGGAGGCGGACGCCGCCGGCCTCCCGTACGACTACGTGGCCGGCTGGATCACGCTCCGGGTGCACTCCGCGCTCGACGCCGTCGGGCTCACGGCGGCCGTCGCGGGCGAGCTCGCCGCCGCGGGCCTGAGCTGCAACGTGGTGGCCGGTTT contains these protein-coding regions:
- a CDS encoding ACT domain-containing protein, whose product is MNAERDLTRLLAGMRPELDPGRYVFTTVDGPAPAGVVPVVTVTEPEGLTLVVRQEEADAAGLPYDYVAGWITLRVHSALDAVGLTAAVAGELAAAGLSCNVVAGFHHDHLFVEHDRAGQALDLLNGLSQRSADSAERGR